In Prosthecochloris marina, a single window of DNA contains:
- the mltG gene encoding endolytic transglycosylase MltG, whose protein sequence is MRDTLTSRFFFFISSIITLSLLFLAAFFFLPGWNTSEKEVQQEKIVVHRGASLRSIIATIADKEVVRNERPLLITAWLFPELRQIKPGRYTIPPGLSNYGLLSYLHHHPQDEERVLIPEGLREERIAGIIASQLDIDSLSFMNSSRDKALLEELGIEAGSFEGYYFPGTYNFPWASTSQEVIRFLVGRFRAFYTDSLRTLATKRGFDELELLTLASIVEAETPLDEEKPLIAGVYLNRLKKNMKLQADPTVQYALGRKPGRLLYKDLTVDSPYNTYKYKGLPPAPICSPGALSILAVLEPAETEYIYFVATGNGGHYFAKTAAEHAKNVRKYRASRR, encoded by the coding sequence ATGCGTGACACACTCACAAGCCGTTTTTTCTTTTTCATTTCAAGCATTATTACCCTTTCCTTGTTGTTTCTTGCTGCATTCTTTTTTCTGCCCGGCTGGAATACATCCGAAAAAGAAGTACAGCAAGAAAAAATAGTAGTGCATAGAGGGGCAAGCCTTCGCTCGATCATCGCAACCATTGCCGACAAAGAAGTTGTCCGGAACGAAAGGCCACTGCTCATTACGGCCTGGCTGTTCCCTGAACTCCGCCAGATCAAACCTGGACGTTACACAATCCCACCGGGTCTTTCCAACTACGGACTCCTCTCATATCTGCATCACCATCCGCAGGACGAAGAGCGGGTACTCATACCGGAAGGATTACGCGAGGAAAGAATCGCAGGAATCATCGCCTCGCAGCTCGATATCGATTCACTTTCTTTCATGAACAGTTCAAGAGACAAAGCACTGCTTGAAGAACTCGGAATCGAAGCCGGTTCATTCGAAGGGTACTATTTCCCCGGAACCTATAATTTCCCTTGGGCAAGCACTTCTCAAGAGGTTATCCGCTTCCTTGTGGGACGTTTCCGAGCATTTTATACTGACAGCCTTCGAACTCTTGCAACCAAAAGAGGCTTTGATGAACTGGAGCTACTCACCCTGGCATCCATCGTCGAGGCCGAAACGCCATTGGATGAAGAAAAGCCGCTCATTGCAGGAGTCTATCTGAACAGGCTGAAAAAAAATATGAAGCTCCAGGCCGATCCAACGGTGCAGTACGCGCTTGGCAGAAAACCCGGCAGGCTGCTCTACAAGGATCTCACTGTCGATTCTCCCTATAACACCTATAAATACAAGGGGCTTCCCCCCGCACCGATCTGCAGCCCTGGCGCCTTGTCAATCCTGGCAGTCCTGGAACCGGCAGAAACCGAATACATTTACTTTGTTGCAACCGGAAACGGAGGTCACTATTTTGCAAAAACTGCTGCCGAGCATGCAAAAAACGTAAGAAAGTACCGTGCCAGTCGTAGATGA
- a CDS encoding phosphoglycerate kinase, with translation MEKKTLSDISCKGRRVLMRVDFNVPLDDQANITNDKRIVEALPSIKTIMESGGRLILMSHLGRPKGKVVPELSLTPVAKRLSELLDAPVVMAGDCIGTEAMQQALALQDGEIMLLENLRFHPEEEKNEPEFARELASMGEIYVNDAFGTAHRAHASTEGICHYVQPSVAGYLIEKELKYLGQALNAPERPFLAILGGAKISGKIDVLENLFDKVDTVLIGGAMIFTFFKAQGYNIGKSLVEEDKVELAGHLLQTARDNNIRMLLPGDVVAATEFSADAETLTVPIDGIPDNMMGLDIGPQTIDTYSREILQAKTVIWNGPMGVFEIEKFAKGTIAIAQALADATAKGTISIVGGGDSAAAVMKAGLASGITHISTGGGASLEFLEGKILPGIAALND, from the coding sequence ATGGAAAAAAAGACCTTGTCTGATATTTCATGTAAAGGCCGCAGAGTACTCATGCGCGTTGATTTCAATGTACCGCTCGATGATCAAGCAAACATAACGAACGACAAACGCATTGTAGAAGCACTTCCATCGATAAAAACAATAATGGAGTCCGGCGGAAGGCTTATACTCATGTCGCATCTAGGCCGCCCAAAAGGCAAGGTCGTGCCGGAACTCTCACTGACGCCTGTAGCTAAAAGACTTTCCGAACTGCTCGACGCCCCGGTCGTCATGGCCGGAGACTGTATCGGTACCGAAGCCATGCAGCAGGCACTGGCTCTCCAGGATGGCGAAATCATGCTGCTTGAAAACCTGAGGTTCCATCCTGAAGAAGAAAAAAACGAACCTGAATTTGCCCGTGAACTGGCATCGATGGGAGAAATTTATGTCAATGATGCGTTTGGAACGGCACACCGTGCCCATGCCTCGACCGAAGGAATCTGTCACTACGTCCAACCATCGGTTGCAGGCTACCTTATCGAAAAAGAGCTGAAATATCTCGGACAGGCACTCAACGCTCCGGAACGTCCGTTTCTCGCCATTCTTGGGGGAGCGAAGATTTCAGGAAAAATCGATGTGCTTGAAAACCTTTTCGATAAAGTCGATACGGTGCTTATCGGCGGGGCGATGATCTTCACCTTTTTCAAGGCCCAGGGATACAACATCGGAAAATCATTGGTTGAAGAAGACAAGGTAGAGCTTGCGGGGCACTTGCTCCAAACAGCGCGGGATAACAACATCAGGATGCTGCTTCCCGGAGATGTTGTTGCGGCGACGGAGTTTTCCGCCGATGCCGAAACCCTCACCGTTCCTATTGACGGCATTCCCGACAATATGATGGGACTGGACATCGGACCGCAAACCATCGACACTTATTCACGGGAGATTCTTCAGGCGAAAACCGTCATCTGGAACGGACCGATGGGCGTCTTCGAGATCGAGAAATTTGCAAAAGGCACCATAGCTATCGCACAGGCACTTGCCGACGCAACCGCGAAAGGCACCATTTCCATCGTGGGAGGAGGCGATTCCGCAGCCGCCGTTATGAAAGCAGGACTTGCATCCGGCATAACCCACATATCAACCGGCGGGGGAGCGAGTCTTGAGTTCCTGGAAGGAAAAATTCTTCCCGGCATAGCAGCGCTGAACGATTAA
- the rsmH gene encoding 16S rRNA (cytosine(1402)-N(4))-methyltransferase RsmH: MSKEAYHRPVMVREVVAQLVRREGIYVDGTLGGGGHSLAILQALQDKGFEKHSFLIGIDQDSFAIEETEKKLMSFREKTAFVQGNFRDVVSIVNGVRARQLDGMRVAGMLFDLGVSSFQIDTPERGFSYLRRGPLDMRMRPQGGLSASDIVNGFDERNLADIFFRFGEEQKSRRIARAICSWRKERGEITDTEELAAVVRNVVRGSDQQVKSLARVFQALRIAVNDELGALEDVLRDGVGMLGPQGRMGVISYHSLEDRMVKRFFRKIAADDWGPKGVGLKEPLRRAEFRVVTGRPEVASDDEVRENPRARSAKLRVVEKKEQSGG, from the coding sequence ATGAGCAAAGAAGCATATCACCGTCCGGTGATGGTGCGTGAAGTGGTGGCACAGCTGGTCAGGCGCGAAGGGATATATGTCGATGGAACTCTTGGTGGCGGAGGGCATTCGCTGGCGATTTTACAGGCGTTGCAGGATAAGGGGTTTGAAAAGCACTCTTTCCTCATAGGAATTGACCAGGATAGCTTCGCAATCGAAGAAACCGAAAAAAAACTGATGTCCTTTCGCGAAAAAACAGCGTTTGTACAGGGAAATTTTCGAGATGTGGTTTCTATCGTAAATGGTGTCAGGGCGCGCCAGCTCGATGGCATGCGGGTTGCAGGAATGTTGTTTGATCTCGGGGTTTCTTCCTTTCAGATAGACACTCCGGAACGGGGATTCAGCTATCTTCGCCGGGGTCCACTTGACATGCGTATGAGACCGCAGGGCGGTCTCTCGGCATCGGATATTGTCAACGGCTTTGATGAGAGGAATCTGGCCGATATTTTTTTCAGGTTCGGCGAGGAGCAAAAGAGTCGAAGAATTGCCCGTGCCATATGTTCATGGCGAAAGGAAAGGGGCGAGATAACGGATACGGAGGAGCTTGCAGCGGTAGTCAGGAACGTCGTCAGGGGTTCCGATCAGCAGGTAAAGTCTCTTGCGAGGGTTTTTCAAGCATTGAGGATCGCAGTGAACGATGAGCTTGGTGCGCTTGAGGATGTATTGAGAGACGGCGTCGGGATGCTTGGGCCGCAGGGTAGAATGGGAGTGATCAGTTACCACTCGCTTGAAGACAGGATGGTTAAACGGTTTTTCAGGAAGATTGCGGCTGACGACTGGGGGCCGAAAGGAGTCGGGCTGAAGGAACCCTTGCGAAGAGCGGAGTTCCGGGTTGTCACGGGTAGGCCGGAAGTCGCGTCGGATGATGAGGTAAGAGAGAACCCCCGGGCGAGAAGTGCGAAACTGAGGGTTGTAGAAAAAAAGGAACAGTCTGGAGGATAA
- a CDS encoding NYN domain-containing protein: MATVFREYIVDGYNLLHKLFPEKEQRTLQEKRERAETMLLGFQRSTRAKVTVVYDGRHARGAFRDAGALNRVFTSSGCSADDWIVDYLKSLGSKAQMFTIVSSDRFICRHATANGASYMLSENFIDTYLCGTKRHERKDETVMNRKKYSNIRLTQKEVDHWLELFSKTKE, from the coding sequence ATGGCAACTGTTTTTCGAGAGTATATCGTTGACGGCTATAACCTGCTGCACAAGCTTTTTCCAGAAAAAGAACAACGCACTTTGCAGGAAAAACGTGAAAGAGCAGAAACCATGCTCCTCGGATTCCAGCGGTCGACAAGAGCGAAGGTTACGGTAGTCTACGACGGTCGGCACGCTCGTGGTGCATTCAGAGATGCCGGTGCTCTGAACAGGGTTTTCACATCGTCCGGCTGTTCAGCCGATGACTGGATCGTTGATTATCTGAAATCTTTGGGAAGCAAAGCTCAAATGTTTACTATAGTTTCTTCCGATCGTTTTATCTGTCGCCATGCAACAGCAAACGGAGCGTCGTACATGCTCTCGGAAAATTTCATCGACACGTATTTGTGCGGCACCAAAAGGCATGAAAGAAAAGATGAAACCGTTATGAACCGGAAAAAATACAGTAACATCCGACTCACCCAGAAGGAAGTGGATCACTGGCTGGAGCTTTTCAGCAAAACGAAAGAATAA
- the mraZ gene encoding division/cell wall cluster transcriptional repressor MraZ encodes MAGFIGKEQHSMDEKGRLMIPARFRRRLEQVQESSKKTASPAAVLYVMKAMDGSLELYEPEIWAEKEKSLSALSDFNPDERMLKTLMYESLDSVEMDRQGRVALPKDFMQHAGITKEVVIIGANVKMILWSPEKLSAVLRENGSRFQVLAGRYF; translated from the coding sequence ATGGCGGGTTTTATCGGAAAAGAACAGCATTCCATGGACGAGAAAGGCCGTCTTATGATTCCGGCGAGATTCAGAAGGCGCCTCGAACAAGTTCAGGAGAGCTCGAAAAAAACAGCTTCACCGGCTGCTGTTCTTTACGTTATGAAGGCCATGGATGGTTCATTGGAGCTCTACGAACCTGAAATCTGGGCGGAAAAAGAGAAAAGCCTTTCGGCACTGTCAGATTTCAATCCAGACGAAAGAATGCTGAAAACCCTCATGTATGAAAGTCTCGACAGCGTCGAGATGGATAGGCAGGGCAGGGTTGCCCTTCCGAAAGATTTCATGCAGCATGCAGGTATAACGAAAGAGGTGGTTATTATAGGAGCCAATGTAAAAATGATTCTCTGGTCTCCGGAAAAACTGTCGGCTGTGCTCAGGGAAAACGGTTCAAGATTTCAGGTGCTGGCAGGCAGATATTTTTAG
- a CDS encoding chorismate mutase, producing the protein MSNSTANKDNHWLELEEWRKKIDAIDHQLSNLLCERLNCAQNISSLKQQIGEEVLQPAREKKVLTNVLNQADSELKAGALKKIYKCIIEETRLFQHEWKNEQQPLSSR; encoded by the coding sequence ATGTCTAACAGTACCGCCAATAAAGATAATCACTGGCTGGAGCTAGAAGAGTGGCGAAAAAAAATTGACGCCATCGACCACCAACTCTCAAACCTGCTCTGTGAAAGGCTCAATTGCGCCCAGAATATCAGCTCTCTCAAGCAGCAAATCGGCGAAGAAGTGCTTCAGCCCGCAAGAGAAAAAAAGGTCCTCACCAATGTGCTCAATCAAGCCGATTCGGAGTTGAAAGCCGGAGCACTGAAAAAAATCTACAAATGCATCATTGAAGAGACAAGGCTGTTTCAGCATGAATGGAAAAACGAACAACAACCGCTTTCTTCCAGATAA